One Carassius auratus strain Wakin chromosome 3, ASM336829v1, whole genome shotgun sequence genomic region harbors:
- the LOC113044594 gene encoding chromobox protein homolog 1-like isoform X1 yields MSQPTDTASDAPSVTADSKLAATAGKKQTKKKMEEVVEEEEEEYVVEKVLDRRVVKGRVEFLLKWKGFSDEDNTWEPEDNLDCPDLIAEYMQKHKLNEKKETVGKRKGESDTDGGEDSRPKKRKDEQEKLRGFARGLEPERIIGATDSSGELMFLMKWKNSDEADLVPAKEANVKCPQVVISFYEERLTWHSYPSEEEEKKDDKN; encoded by the exons ATGAGCCAACCTACAGACACCGCTAGTGATGCTCCCAGCGTCACCGCAG ACAGCAAGCTGGCGGCCACAGCTGGGAAGAAGCAGACCAAGAAGAAGATGGAGGAGGTGgtagaagaggaagaggaagaataTGTGGTGGAGAAGGTTCTGGACAGACGTGTGGTGAAGGGCAGAGTGGAGTTCCTTCTCAAGTGGAAGGGCTTCTCGGA TGAAGACAACACATGGGAACCAGAGGACAACCTGGACTGTCCTGATCTCATTGCAGAGTACATGCAAAAACACAagttaaatgaaaagaaagagacTGTTGGAAAGAGGAAAGGAGAATCTGACACAGATGGTGGGGAAGACAGCCGGCCCAAAAAGAGGAAAGATGAG caAGAAAAGCTGAGGGGCTTTGCACGGGGATTAGAGCCAGAACGCATCATTGGAGCCACAGATTCCAGCGGCGAGCTCATGTTTCTAATGAAATG GAAAAACTCTGACGAGGCAGATCTTGTTCCAGCCAAAGAGGCCAATGTGAAGTGCCCACAGGTGGTCATCTCATTCTATGAAGAGCGACTAACATGGCACTCTTACCCTTCTGaggaagaagagaagaaagaTGACAAGAACTAG
- the LOC113044594 gene encoding chromobox protein homolog 1-like isoform X2 — MEEVVEEEEEEYVVEKVLDRRVVKGRVEFLLKWKGFSDEDNTWEPEDNLDCPDLIAEYMQKHKLNEKKETVGKRKGESDTDGGEDSRPKKRKDEQEKLRGFARGLEPERIIGATDSSGELMFLMKWKNSDEADLVPAKEANVKCPQVVISFYEERLTWHSYPSEEEEKKDDKN, encoded by the exons ATGGAGGAGGTGgtagaagaggaagaggaagaataTGTGGTGGAGAAGGTTCTGGACAGACGTGTGGTGAAGGGCAGAGTGGAGTTCCTTCTCAAGTGGAAGGGCTTCTCGGA TGAAGACAACACATGGGAACCAGAGGACAACCTGGACTGTCCTGATCTCATTGCAGAGTACATGCAAAAACACAagttaaatgaaaagaaagagacTGTTGGAAAGAGGAAAGGAGAATCTGACACAGATGGTGGGGAAGACAGCCGGCCCAAAAAGAGGAAAGATGAG caAGAAAAGCTGAGGGGCTTTGCACGGGGATTAGAGCCAGAACGCATCATTGGAGCCACAGATTCCAGCGGCGAGCTCATGTTTCTAATGAAATG GAAAAACTCTGACGAGGCAGATCTTGTTCCAGCCAAAGAGGCCAATGTGAAGTGCCCACAGGTGGTCATCTCATTCTATGAAGAGCGACTAACATGGCACTCTTACCCTTCTGaggaagaagagaagaaagaTGACAAGAACTAG
- the LOC113044586 gene encoding endoplasmic reticulum membrane sensor NFE2L1-like — MPDLKKFLTEGLIQVAILLSLAGMRVDVDPYLPPLSEIILGPNSALTQAQFHNLRNILDGYNLHPKSADLDGFFTARRLLSWVRSLDRLQVPAAELEAWLVHGEPDNGVSIPAQVALLEEGGGLEDVEEPSELSMRLGNGGEAGYDATEDQTLGALGHMSRNLNLPNDDELFKEEGDGMSFFWEQEPQNVHQEQLENARTQPLNMFNEDEEEEDEFMVESWRQTNPFHNQMFEEDLQLSSAREHASLSIEECLHLIDANFHSGGDPELSGPDVQDAGEHALSEFQGPLMSPLLPEQEPTTLEQQWQDVLAIMESQDMDTAETVDQSPFMDTAETIGQSPFNISDPDTNTGSIGNIIQQDVSLHQAALPRSTETQNHTTTSNNHSMPNINLDNSSNVEAFEDSDIIDLFLTAGTSLPSPIDPLLEEAMLDEIGLMDLALVELSQTQSEEINPVDSDSGLSLDYSQSPASPSGSESSSSSSSSSRSSSTPGLMDEEGAVGYTHIKEEDENVGGYMPEQSKMCQSSFLEARQFHRLPWLEHIGHDHTYNQPQSQKKPPKDLSDESPKNKVLDHISSRDEKHARLMNLPFSNEHIVNLPVDEFNRLLAKYHLNEAQLTLIRDIRRRGKNKMAAQSCRRRKLDVLLGLECSVDSLRRLRAKLLRENSEILRSIREMKQHLNSLYQEVYERLREEQGLLYTDNNFTLQQDSTGHVTSQRRSDSHSRRKLSKRQKHKK; from the exons ATGCCGGACCTGAAGAAGTTCCTCACAGAGGGCCTGATCCAAGTAGCtattcttctcagtctggctggGATGCGTGTGGACGTGGATCCCTACCTGCCCCCTTTAAGTGAAATCATTCTGGGCCCAAATTCAGCTCTAACTCAGGCTCAATTCCACAATCTTCGAAATATCTTGGATGGATATAACCTGCACCCAAAAAGCGCAGATCTAGATGGGTTCTTCACAGCTCGCAGGCTTCTGAGCTGGGTTCGCTCCCTGGACCGCCTGCAGGTGCCAGCGGCGGAGCTGGAAGCCTGGTTGGTCCACGGGGAGCCTGACAATGGAGTCTCCATTCCAGCTCAAGTGGCTCTCCTCGAGGAAGGTGGAGGACTTGAAGATGTGGAGGAACCCTCAGAGCTGAGCATGAGGTTGGGAAATGGAGGAGAAGCGGGTTATGATGCAACTGAGGACCAAACCCTCGGAGCTTTAGGGCACATGTCAAGAAACCTCAACCTTCCAAATGATGATGAACTCTTTAAAGAG GAGGGAGATGGTATGTCTTTCTTCTGGGAGCAGGAACCTCAAAATGTCCACCAGGAGCAGCTGGAAAATGCAAGAACCCAACCTCTCAACATGTTTAATGAGGAcgaagaagaggaggatgagtTTATGGTGGAGAGCTGGAGACAAACAAATCCATTTCACAACCAGATGTTTGAAGAGGATCTGCAG TTGTCAAGTGCAAGGGAGCATGCTTCTCTTTCCATTGAAGAGTGCTTGCATCTCATCGACGCAAACTTCCACTCAGGAGGAGATCCAGAG TTGTCAGGTCCTGATGTACAGGATGCAGGAGAACATGCACTTTCAGAGTTTCAGGGGCCACTCATGTCACCCTTGTTGCCTGAACAGGAGCCCACAACATTAGAGCAACAATGGCAAGATGTTTTGGCCATCATGGAATCGCAG GACATGGATACAGCTGAAACAGTAGACCAATCACCCTTCATGGATACAGCTGAAACAATAGGCCAATCTCCCTTCAATATCAGTGATCCAGACACAAATACTGGATCAATTGGAAACATTATTCAACAGGATGTTAGCCTTCACCAAGCTGCTCTACCAAGATCCACTGAAACACAAAACCACACTACAACCAGTAACAACCACTCCATGCCAAACATCAATTTGGACAATTCATCTAACGTAGAAGCCTTTGAAGACTCCGATATCATAGACCTCTTTCTGACTGCTGGCACTAGCCTGCCAAGCCCTATAGATCCTCTGCTGGAGGAGGCCATGCTTGATGAGATTGGTCTAATGGATTTGGCGCTGGTAGAACTCAGCCAGACACAGTCTGAAGAGATAAACCCAGTGGATTCTGACTCTGGTTTATCCTTGGACTACAGTCAAAGCCCTGCCTCTCCTAGTGGATCTGAATCTTCCAGctcctcctcatcttcttcaCGGTCCAGCTCAACCCCTGGTTTGATGGATGAGGAAGGCGCTGTGGGCTACACCCATATCAAAGAAGAGGATGAAAATGTGGGCGGGTACATGCCAGAACAAAGCAAGATGTGTCAATCAAGCTTTTTGGAAGCCAGACAGTTCCATCGCCTTCCTTGGCTCGAACACATCGGGCACGATCATACCTACAACCAACCGCAAAGCCAGAAGAAACCTCCGAAAGATCTTTCCGACGAGTCGCCGAAAAACAAGGTGCTGGATCATATTTCCAGCCGGGACGAGAAACATGCACGTTTGATGAATCTCCCGTTCTCCAATGAACACATCGTAAACTTACCCGTCGATGAGTTCAATCGGTTGCTAGCCAAATATCATCTCAATGAGGCTCAGCTCACGCTTATCAGAGACATTCGCCGCAGGGGTAAAAACAAAATGGCTGCTCAGAGCTGTCGTCGGAGGAAGCTTGATGTCCTGCTGGGACTGGAGTGCAGTGTGGATAGCCTGCGACGCCTCCGGGCCAAACTGCTCAGGGAAAACTCTGAGATCTTGCGCTCCATCAGGGAGATGAAGCAGCATCTTAATAGCTTGTATCAAGAGGTTTACGAGAGACTGAGGGAGGAACAGGGACTGCTGTACACTGACAACAACTTTACTTTGCAGCAAGACAGCACCGGCCATGTAACATCACAACGCAGATCAGATTCACACTCCAGACGCAAACTTAGCAAGAGACAAAAACACAAGAAGTGA